GCGCAGCCTCCCTAAGCCACAGAAGCTCCAGTTACCCCTGTCTCGCCCTTCAGACTCATCCCGTGAAACAATGGAACTCGCGCCTTTCGGCGAATCAGAGGTTTAGTTTGCTGCGATCTGCTTTTATTGCTCTCTCTCAAAACAAGTCTTTACGCTCATTCTCAGAGCGCTCCACAATGGGGAAGAAAATGTCGGGCCGCTTCGTCGCCGGCATGTCTGTGGAAGAGGCACTTGCTGCCTGCCAGCGCGTCAACAAAGAAGGCATCGCCGTTAGCCTCGACTCCCTCGGCGAATCCGTCACCACCGAAGCTGAAGCCCGCACCTCCGCCGACATCTACCACCAACTCCTCGATGCCATTCACACCCGCGGCCTCAACGCCAACGTTAGCGTGAAGCTTTCGCAGGTCGGTATGGACTTCGATCCCGCGCTTGCCGAGCGCATCGTGGGCGAGATGGTTGAGCACGCCGCCCACGTTCAATCTTTTGTCCGCATCGACATGGAAGGCTCCCCCTATACCGAAGCCACCATCGCCATGACCGAGCGCCTCGCCACAAAATTCCCCGGAGCTGTTGGCACAGTTCTTCAGGCTTATCTCTTCCGCACTGAAGGTGACGCCGAGCGTTTGCTCAATGAAGGCATCCGCATCCGTCTCTGCAAGGGCGCCTACAAGGAAGGCCCTGAGATCGCCTTCCCTG
The nucleotide sequence above comes from Tunturibacter empetritectus. Encoded proteins:
- a CDS encoding proline dehydrogenase family protein → MLRSAFIALSQNKSLRSFSERSTMGKKMSGRFVAGMSVEEALAACQRVNKEGIAVSLDSLGESVTTEAEARTSADIYHQLLDAIHTRGLNANVSVKLSQVGMDFDPALAERIVGEMVEHAAHVQSFVRIDMEGSPYTEATIAMTERLATKFPGAVGTVLQAYLFRTEGDAERLLNEGIRIRLCKGAYKEGPEIAFPAKSDVDANYVKLMRRMVTFSNPTTGKGVFCGIATHDEAIVEQMRAFVREHNIDKSAFEFQMLYGIRRDLQHRLTAEGFGVRVYLPFGPEWYPYFMRRLAERPANVIFLAKNFFKN